The nucleotide sequence ACTGAAAGCTGGTGCACACACAAATAATTAAAAGGCTGATGGGATGTTGGCCCATATCTCGAGGGAGTGGGAACACAAAGGGGAGGCAGTGATGCTCCAGCTGTATAAAGCTTGGCTCAGACCCCATCTGGACACTGTGCTCAGTCCTGGGCCCCCCACCCCAGGGAGGgaatatcggcctcggagggggggGTGCagggcaggttcaccagaatgataccgggactaATAGGGTGTAATTATAAGCACTGGGCTTGTAtattcttgagtttagaagattaaggaatGATCTAATTGTgtcatttaagatgattaaaggatttaatagagtggatggagagagactgttctctctggtgggggagtgcaggacaaggggacataacctgaaaattagagccagactgttcgggggtgatgtcaggaaatacttcttcacacagagggcagtgagaacctggaactctctcccccaaaagctgttgaaaATTTCAAAGTTGAGATGGATATATTTTTGTTCGGCAAGAGGATTAGGGGTTTCGGAACCAAGGAGGGTAAGtggagttatgatacagatcagccatgatctaactcaaTGGCATAATaggctggaggagctgaatggcctcctcctgttcatatctTCCTGTAACTTGAAGCAAATGGTGGCCTTCACTGCCACTGGTAGTACCGACGATCTCTGCAAGTCACCATGGACTGAACAGCAAAGCTGAGACGTTGGCTCCATGCTGAGCACAATGTGTGCCCAGGGAGTGCACTGTTGTGGGTGCTGTGACTGGGGCAGTGACCTGTGAGCGATGGGCCCACTGTACCCTCTGTGCTCACAATCCCCACTCCTCCTGCTCCAACAGATAACCAGGATTGATGGCTGAGCCCATTTTGAGGGGCTAAGAATACTCACTCTTCAATTCGGTGATCAATCTGTGCTGACATTCCCGCCCTGTGTAATTCAGGATCATTCGTCGACAATTCCTCACCAAGCAGAAAGCCGTTGCTTTGCATGTTGTGTCTTTGTGGTCTATTTTTAGACAGGAGCTGTTTTGTGTTAAGTCTGGAGCAGTCAACCATGTAGACTCTGTACATCTACTTCATCAGCGATATTATTGATCATAAATACAGTCcctcctgagatttccagcattttctgttatattTTAAATACAGTCCCTCCTGTCTAAATTTACTGAACAAAACCTTCAGTATTACTCAGAAAATGTAGTCGCAGAGATCACCCCTTCTCTTGGTGTAGAATCGTGTCACCTCATTACCTCATTACCTCATTACCTCATTACTTCATTACCGTGGGCTTTTTCAGGCAGCAGTTAAGAAGTTGGGAATAAAACTCCAAAATCTCAGTTTATGGTTGAGCACTGAGGGGCagctgtcctggtgtcccagtgtccgggTATCCGGGTTTCCGGTACCCGAGTACCGAGGTATCCGGGAATCCAGGTATCCGAGTATCCAGGTATCCAGGTATCCAAATATCTGGGTATCCAGGTATCTGAGTATCCGGGTATCCGGGTATCCAGGTGTCCGAATATCTGGGTATCCAGGTATCCAGGTATCCGGGTATCCAGGTATCTGAGTATCCGAGTATCCGGGTATCCAGGTATCGGGTATCCAGGTATCCGAGAATCCGGGTATCCGGGTATCCAGGTATCCGGGTATCCAGGAATCGGGTATCCAGGTATCCGAGTATCCGAGTATCCGGGTATCCGAGTATCCAGGTATCGGATATCCAGGTATCCGAGTATCCGGGTATCCGGGTATCCGAGTATCCGGGTATCCGAGTAGCCGAGTATCCGGGTATCCAGGTATCGGGTATCCGGGTATCCGGGTATCCAGGTGTCCGAGTATCTGAGTATCCAGGTATCCGGGTATCCAGGTATCTGAGTATCCGAGTATCCGAGTATCCGGGTATCCAGGTATCAGGTATCCAGGTATCCGAGTATCCGGGTATCCGGTTATCCAGGTATCCGGGTATCTAGGTATTGGGTATCCAGGTATCCGAGTATCCGAGTATCCGGGTATCAGAGTATCCAGGTATCGGGTATCCAGGTAGCCGAGTATCCGGGTATCCGACTATCCGAGTATCCGGGTATCCGAGTATCCGAGAATCCGGGTATCCAGGTATCGGGTATCCAGGTATCCGAGTATCCGAGTATTCAGGTATCCAGGTATCCGGGTATCCGGGTATCCGAGTATCCGGGTATCCAGGTGTCCGGGTATCTGGGTATCCGAGTATCTGGATATCCGAGTATCCTGGTATCCGGGTATCCGAGTATCCAGGTATCCGGGTATCCAGGTATCCAGGTATCCGGGTATCCAGGTATCCGAGTATCCAGGTATCCGGTATCCGGGTATCCAGGTGCCCGAGTATCTGGGTATCCGGGTATCCAGGTATCCGAGTATCTGGGTATCCGGGTATCCAGGTATCCGAGTATCCGAGTATCCAAGTATCCGGGTATCCAGGTATCCGAGTATTTGGGTAACCGAGTATCCGAGTATCCAGGTATCTGAGTATCCGGGTATCCAGGTATCCAGGTATCCGAGTATCCGGATATCTGGGTATCCGGGTATCCAGGTGTCCGAGTATCTGGGTATCCAGGTATCCAGGTATCCGTGTATCCAGGTATCTGAGTATCCGAGTATCCGGGTATCCAGGTATCGGGTATCCAGGTATCCGAGTATCCGGGTATCCGGGTATCCGAGTATCCGCGTATCCGAGTAGCCGAATATCCGGGTATCCAGGTTTCGGGTATCCGGGTATCCGGGTATCCAGCTATCCGGGTATCCATATATCCGAGTATCCGGGTATCCAGGTATCCGAGTATCTGAGTATCCAGGTATCCGGGTATCCAGGTATCTGAGTATCCGAGTATCCGAGTATCCGGGTATCCAGGTATCCGGGTATCTCGGTATTGGGTATCCAGGTATCCGAGTATCCGAGTATCCGGGTATCCGAGTATCCGAGTATCCGGGTATCCAGGTGTCGGGTATCCAGGTATCCGAGTATCCGAGTATTCAGGTATCCGGGTATACGGGAATCCGAGTATCCGGGTATCCAGGTGTCCGGGTATATGGGTATCCAAGTATCCAGGTATCCGGGTATCCAGGTATTCAGGTATCCGGATATCCGGGTATCCGGGTATCCAGGTATTCAGGTATCCGAGTATCCGGGTATCCAAGAATCCAGGTATCCGAGTATCCGGGTATCCTTGTATCTGAGAATCCAGGTATCCGGGTATCCAGGTATCCGAGTATCTGGGTATGCAGATATCCGGGTATCCATGTATCCGAGTATCCAGGTATCCAGGTATCTGAGTATCCGGGTATCCATATATCCGAGTATTCGGGTATCCAGGTATCCGGGTATCCATATATCCGAGTATCCGGGTATCCAGGTATCCGAGTATCCGGGTATCCGAGTATCCGGGTATCCAGATATCTGGGTATCCATGTATCTGAGTATCCGGGTATCCAGGTATTCAGGTATCCGAGTTTCCGGGTATCCAAGAATCCAGGTATCTGGGTATCCAGGTATCCGAGTATCCGGGTATCCAGGTATCTGGGTATCCATGTATCTGAATATACAGGTACCCAGGTATCCGGGTATCCATGTATCCGGGTATCCGGGTATCCAGGTATCCGGGTATCCATGTATCCGAGTATCCGGGTATCCAGGTATCCGGGTATCCATGTATCCGAATATCCAGGTATCCGGGTATCCGGGTATCCATGTATCCGGGTATCCGGGTATCCAGGTATCTGGGTATCCATGTATCCGAGTATCCGGGTATCCAGGTATCCGGGTATCCATGTATCCGAGTATCCGGGTATCTGAGTATCCGGGTATCCAGGTATCCGGGTATCCAGGTATCCGAGCATCTGGGTATCTGAGTATCCAGGTATCCGGGTATCCAGATATCCGAGTATCCGAGTATCCGGGTATCCAGGTATCCGAATATCTGGGTATACGAGTATCCACGTATCCGAGTATCCAGGTATCTGGGTATCCGAGTATCCGGGTATGCAGGTTTCCGAGTATCCAGATATCCGAGTATCCGGGTATCCGTGTATCCAGATATCCGGGTATCCAGGTATCCGAGTATCTGGGTATCCGAGTATCCTGGTATCCAGGTATCCGAGTATCCGGGTATCCGGGTATCCAGGTATCCGAGTATCTGGATATCCAGATATCTGGGTATCCAGGTATCCGAGTATCTGTGTATCCGAGTAGCTGGGTATCCGGGTATCCAGGTATCCGAGTGTCCAGGTATCCAGGTATCCAGGTATCAGAGTATCGGAGTATCCAGGTATCCGAGTATCCGAGTATCCGTGTATCCGAG is from Pristiophorus japonicus isolate sPriJap1 chromosome 6, sPriJap1.hap1, whole genome shotgun sequence and encodes:
- the LOC139266174 gene encoding ice nucleation protein-like, translating into MLGYTATRILGYLDTWILGYSDTWIPGHTDTWILVYLDTQIPGYSDNWVPRYPDTRKPGYLDTWIHGYLDTRILGYLDTWIPGYSDTRILGNPDTWILGYPDTWIPRYPDSRILEYPDTRIPGYSDTRILGYSDTRILGYLDTWILGFLDTRIPGYSDTQILGYPHTCTTGYSDTGISGYWDTRIHGYLDTRILGYLDTRMPRYSGNWILGYSDTWIPGYLDTRIVGYPDTGIPGYLDTQILGNLDTWILGYSDAWKPGYLDTRIPRYSDTPIPGYLDTRIPGYLDTQIPGYLDTWIRRYSDTWILGYSDTWVSGYPDTGIPRYPDTRILGYLDTRIPGYLDTRIPGYSDTRILGYSDIQIPGYPDTRIFRYQDTRIPGYPDTRILGYLDKPILGYSDTRIPRYLDTQIPGYPDARIHGYSDTRIPGYSDTLIPGYLDTWTLGYLDTRIPSYSDTQILGYLDTQISGYPDTRIPGYPDTRILGYLDTRILGYPDTRIPGYPDIWIHGYPDTRISGYSETCIPGYSDTQIPGYSDTWILVYPDIRIPGYPDTRILGYLDTRIPGYSDTQMLGYLDTRIPGYPDTQIPGYSDTWIPGYLDTRILGYMDTQIPGYPDTRIHGYPDTRIPGYSDTWIPGYLDTRILGYMDTRIPGYPDTRIHGYPDTWIHGYPDIWIPGYSDTRILGYLDTRILGYMDTRIPGYPNTRIYGYPDTQIPGYLDTRIHGYPDICIPRYSDTWIPGYLDSQIQGYPDTRIPGFLDTRILGYLNTWIPGYPDIRIPEYLDTRIPGYLDTHIPGHLDTRILGFPYTRIPEYSDTRIPGYPTPGYPDTRILGYPDTRILGYLDTQYRDTRIPGYPDTRILGYSDTWIPGYLDTQILGYLDTRILGYMDTRIAGYPDTRIPETWIPGYSATRIRGYSDTRIPGYSDTWIPDTWIPGYSDTQIPGYTDTWIPGYPDTRTPGYPDTQISGYSDTWIPGYPDTQIPGYSDTRLPKYSDTWIPGYLDTRILGYLDTRIPRYSDTWIPGYPDTRILGYPDTRTPGYPDTRIPGYPDTWIPEYSDTRIPGYPIPGYPDSRILGYPDTRIIPGYLDNRIPGYSDTWIPDTWIPGYSDTRILRYLDTRIPGYSDTRTPGYPDTRIPDTWIPGYSATRIPGYSDTRIPGYSDTWISDTWILGYPDTRILGYLDTRFLDTRIPGYPDTRILGYLDTRYLDTRILGYSDTWIPGYLDTWIPRYSDTWIPGYPDTQIPGYPDIWIPGYLDTRIPGFPDTSVLGYRKPGYPDTGTPGQLPLSAQP